The genomic segment GACCACGTCCAGCGGAGAGGCCCATGCGGAAGAGGAAGGGTCAAGCTATTCTGCAAGCACGCAGCggtgagagaaagggaaagggaggaaagaaaaaagtgtccAAGCACCCGAGCTGTTCACAAGTCGGTCATCCCTGCTCTCCCAGGGAAAGAGGAAGCCCGGTTTGCTGAGCCACCGCTGAGCAACGCGGCTTTGGTGGGTGGTGCCTGGTGGCTCCCCGGTCTGCCAAGAGTTAACCGGTCGGGATCCGCCGCTGGAGGAGCGAGCGGAGACCTTTGTCCAACAGGCAGTTGCGCCTTATCTGCTGCATGCCCCGATAAAGCACGATTAAAGTCAATACAGGCAGTGGGGACAGGAGCCGCCGGTGGTCAGTGGCACAGCCGGCCTGCCCGAGCAGGGTAGATGCTTTCTCCTACTACAAGCGACAAGCCTGGGCTGCCAGGTTTGCATCCAGACCAGAACTTTCCAGATCTCTCGGACCCAACCTTTAAGGCTGGTCCAGGTTGGGAACGATGTCCCAGCTGCAAAGCTCCGCTCCGGCTCCGGATGCTGCTGGCGTTCAGGGGGGTCTTGGGTGTCCTGTCCTCGATGTTGGTCCTAACCCTGCCCtgagcccccgccgccgctcgcgtGGTCTGTTTGCTGCCCGGATCTGCCCTGGCAGAGCCAAGGGGCCTCGCGTAGCTGTGAGCGAggagagccgagccgagccgctgaTAAAAATAACCCTTCTCTGTGCTTCCCTTTCTCGCTGCCCGCCGTGCGCATCTCGGGATGCATCATGCGCGGGTGGCAATCGCTCGTGCTTGCCCATGTCCCCGAGCCCTGCGCCGTCAGCAGGTCCCGTGCATCGCCCCGGCCGAGCCCGCAGCCTTCCCGCCCTCGTGCACCCCGTGTCCTTGCAAGCCCCCCATGGCATCGAGGCGAAATTGGCTGGAAAGCACCTGTTATTCCGAGAGTTTCGCGGGGCGCTCTGTAGTCTGATGGTCgtctccttgttcatcagcaCCAGCTAAACCTGCTCATGTGACGTGTTTTCCCGACGGAcccccgccccggctgccccccttGGACTTTCCCAGCTGCTCGTAGCCCAGCTCCGGGGCTTCCTGTCCTACCTGGGCAAACAGGCTCGGAAATCCCTGGCCAAGGGCCGTGGGGGCTGACGGCTCGGCTCGCTGGAGGCAggccaggggctggggaaggaggccCTGATATTCCCGCGCGCAGGGTTTATGCCAGCGCAGCCGAACCGAGCCCTGCAGCGTCGCTGCTGCGCCGGCCGCAAGGCGAGAAGGACGCTTTCTGTTTTATTAGAGTCTTTATTGgcccatgtttaaaaaaagaaagagaatctCCAAAactgcttctgcaaagctgccCAAGACGTTTTTATGCTTAGCATGAAACTGCCTCCTGGCAGGAACTGGGCTTCCATCGGGCTCTTCAGCCGAGGCCCCCAGGCATCTCCATTACCTCCGAGTGGGGACACCGAGGCACGTAGTGAAatgaagtgacttgcccaaggcaGTGGCCACAAATGCAACCCAACAGCTCCCTTTCCTCCCCGTCCCATCAGGTGCTGCAGCCCTAAGGGACGGCTGGGGCCAAGCCCACCCGGTCGTTTCCACGGTCAAAGACGGAGTAAAACTGCCGAATGAAAACGTCGCCCAGGATCCAGAGCGGGCCGGCGGGAGGGGCGATGTCCATGCCCTGGAAGCCGCTGATGCAGATGGCCATGCCGTCGCCGTACTCCTAGAGTGGAAAAGGACTGTGAAGCTGAGGAGCAAATCGGAGAACCTCGCGCTGGCCAAAAATGCAGGAACCACGGTTTCTCGGCGGTGGGTCGTGTCGCCCGCGGGCCTTACCATGAGCGTGTAGGCCTGGGCATTGAGCGTGTAGAGGACCCCGTTGATGGTGAAGGTCACGTCAGGCATCGTGCTCAGGTTGTTGCACACCACGGCGTACTGCGAGacaggagacatggctcagctcGTCCGGCCACGCGGCAGGGACGGCCGCTGCCTACCAGACTGGGGTGAAAGCAAGGGATACCATCCGTCCCTTCCCCGGTAGCTTGGAAAAGATATCATGAATTTAGCACGGATGGAAGAGAGAAAGCATTGGTCGTGGAAGGAGCATTGAGCTTGTGATGGCACGAGTCTGTGAAAACTTGTCCCTGCTGGGATGCCGGCCGGCATCTCCTAGGGGCTTTCTCAGGACCAGAGCACACATCTGCACCAGAGGTGCCTTGTAGCCGGGGCTTATAGCGATGTCCCTCGGTGGGACGCCTGTCACGGCGAGAGAGCAACCCCAGGACTTTGCCTCCCCCCCGGCTCTCACCTCTCCATCCACAGGCATGGCGCCAATGTATTTCTGCAGTTCTTTTATGTCCTTGGTAGGACCCGTGAGGAGCGACGTCCCGGTGTCCACGATGGCCTGGCACCCGTTCGCGCAGAACGCCACCGTCCCCCCGACCTGGATGCTGCGAGAGGAGAAACCGAGGCGAGGAAAGGACCGGCAGGGAGTGTGTCCTGCCGCCCGGCCCCCTCCAAACCCTTCCCGCGCCTGGCGCCGCTTACTTGTCGACCTGGATTTGCCAGTAGCCTTGCCGAGTGACCGGCACCCAGTTCAGGGTGCCCTCGAAGTGGGATGGGTCGAAGCCGCCGAAGAGCAGCTCCCCTGCCGCGGAGGAGTCCTCGTTCCTGGGGGGAAGAGCAGATGCGAGGGGTTTCCTTGCTTTTGCTTTGCGCATCGCTTTCTAAACAGGTGGACTTATCTCCATATACTTCCCACAAATGCTTAGGGTCATTAGCTTCATTCCTACGCTGATAGGACTGCTGCCACAAAACCTGAGAAGATCCCCCTTACCACCTTGGTAAAACATCCCTATTTTAACAgcctttcctgaaaaaaaaaaagggccccCAGAGCAAAGCCGTGTCCTCACGTGCTCATGTAGACGGAGAACATGGGCAGGTCTACCAGGTTTTGCGCCATCATGTTGTCGAAGACGGGGGTGACCCCGTCAACGGCCAGCGAGGGGTAGGCCAGCCCCAGGATCCCGTCGAACTCGGCGTCCTGGAAGGCCTTGCCGGGCTCGCTGATGCTCTCCGCAAACTGCTGGTTGGCCACGGTGAGGCCCTGGACCTGCGGGGAGGAAGAGTCTCCCTGGCGCTTGCGCCTCTTCGGGGGGCAAACGAGCCGCCCGGGATGGGAGAACCCGAACGACTCACCATCACTTGGTCAGACCCGATGATCCCGGTCAAACTGCCGGTGCCGTACTGGATGGAGAAGGGGGTGCCCACGGCCTGGTACGTGCGGGACTCGGAGGGCTGGAAGCGCGTGTGCGCCGCTGCGGGAGAGGAGGCAGCCGGGGCGGTtggcgggagcgcggcgctgcATCcgcgcgctgccggggccgggcacgCCGCGGGAAAACCCGGCGCTCCTGAGATCCCCCGTTCCCTGGGGGAGCAGTTGTAATCGGAGGCTCCGGGCAGCCGGCTCAGAACCGGCGCCGCGGTCTCTCTTCGCCTGTCGTTTGCcggccggccgccccgctcctCGCTCGCAGCCCACGCTGCCGCTAGCAGCTGTTCTGCGTCCTCTTCGCCGTGCAAGGACCCTCCCGCGCGCCTGGGCCCCGCGCGGTGCCGGACGGCGCCTCGGCTCACCGCAGGCTTTGCTGACGCAGTAGGCGGACGGCACCCAGAGGTTGGAGGAGCCGGTGTCGAAGACCACGGTGAAGTTCTGCGGCGGGTTCCCGATGGAAATCTGCCCAAAATACTCCATCTGGCGCAGACCGGAGCAGAGGCTGCTGTTAGCCGCCGGCGCGGCAAGGGTTCTCCGCGCCGGGGCGGCGTTTGCGCCCTCGCCGCAGCATCATGCCGGGCAAACCCCAGGAGCCAAATATTTAAGGAACAGCAACGCAAGCCCGGGAGGAaaggcggcgccgcggctgcgggcaCCACGCTGGAGCCGGCGGCAGGGCCAGGCCCAGCCGGGACCTGCATCGTGAGGATGCGAACGGTCCCCCGCGGTGACGCCCGGCCGGACGCCTGTCGTCGCGCTTTAGTTTTGGGGGGGAAATTTGGGTCTCTCGCTGGCAGCTCCAGGCCTGACATGGGAGGCAGGAGTGGGCTGGCAGCATGTGCCACGGATGTGGTCCCTCATCTGGGATCAGCATCGGATTCATGGGAACAAGAGAGCAGCAAGGAACGGGGCTGGCAGTGAACTGTGCTGCTGTGTTGCTCCTGGGCTTGCTTTGCCAGCAGAAATTATGGGAAGTATTAGGGCATTTGAGGCTGTTCCTGCAAAATAACGTGCGCTCCGGGGGCCTGGGCACCGCGGATCGCCCCGCGGCCCCCTTCGCCGCCCCACTTACGTCCAGGTAGTTGATGAGGGGCTCGCTGACCTCCTTGAAGGCGCTGCAGTCCTCGCTGTACTGCAGCGTGTCCAGCTTGTGGGCTTTCCAGAAGTGGGAGAGCTGCCCGCGGTCCCGCAGCGACCGCCGCAGCGACCGCCGCCGCACCAGGGCCACCCTGCGGGGACGAGGGTGCCTGTCGCCCGCGGCGGCCCGGGAGAGCCTCCGGCTGCCCGCACCGGGCTCAGGGGACCGCTGCGGGCTGCCGACCTCCTGCACCCCCCGAATGCACCGAATGCACCTCCCTGAGCCCCGCGGGTCCCGGGAATTAGTGCCGCCCGCTGCATCACGCGCCCGGCTCCCGTCCCGCAGCCCTGCTGCCGGCCGCGGGGAGGACGGTCCGACCGGAGGGAGCAAGCGACGCCCCAGGGAATTTGCCGCGGCCGCAGGCGGGAGCTCGGCTGCGGCGCTCAGCCGTTCCCGCGCCGGGTGCCGGCGGGAcggcgggagcggagccgcggTGGAGCGCCCGGGGCAGGACGCCCGGCGCCGGGGGCGTCCCCTCACCGTCTCAGCCCGCCGGCCAgcgccaggcagagcagcagcaggagcaggcgtCGCATGCCggcggccgggcaccgctgccgcCACCGCTCCCCTCGGCCGGGCTCGgcagccgcgcggcgccgcggctcttATAGCGGCAGgtccgcccccgccccggcccgcgatAACGCCGCGCGCCGTGTCAACACGGGGCTTTTTCATGTGGAATGAATCACCGGCCGCGTACCGGCCGGGACGGGCGCCGGCGGCCGGTGCCGAGGGCAGAGCAAATCCAATCGGCCCCGCCGCTTCGGTGGCCCCTCGTTCCGCGCCCGGCAGCTCCCGTACCGGCTTGGCGCGATAACCTTATCAATCCGCGCGATACGATTGAGCGTGCCGCGCTCCCCTCCAGCAGCGCGCTCGCGAAAGGCGCTTTTGAGAGGTTCCTTCCGCGGAGGCGgcagccggggccagggccggggccggggcggctgcaaAGCGGCCGCGGCCGAGACGAGGCAGCAGGACGCAGCCGGTAGCGACACGGCTCGAAAGCCGAAAATCCCGTTGCGAAATACAGCCTGAGGGGTGACCGAGCCGCGGTGATAAATGCGAGCGCGAGTCACCGTAGCGGAAGGCTGGACGCCTCCGCTGGAATCATTCGTTTACTGGAGAAATCCCCACTTGGATCATAATAATTTGCAAGCGTGTGCCAATAGGTTCAgctttaaaacacaaaaattaGAGAGGTCCAACCTTTCGTTTAGAAATTTGTGAAGTTAAGCATAtgcctttctatttttatttagttCTTCAGAAAATCCTTTTAAAGCCCAACCTCTAAAAGTTAAATCAAAAGTGGTATTTCAGGTGAAACACTTTTGTTCTGCCTTTGGGGGGGTTTGCgctcggcgcggggcggcgcgctcTGCTCGGCCGCGTTTGCTCAGAAAACGGGCAAAAGGCCAGCGCGCTTCCCGCCGTTCCTCGACGCGCGAGACGCCCCGCCGGCCTCGCGGGTTTTCCCACCGGGATCGGGACGGCGGCGGCGTCTCCCGCGGTCGAAGGGAGCGACGGAGCAAAGCGCCCAGAATTATTTATAAAAAGGGGCCTCCGAGTCCAGGGCAGTAATAAAACGGCATGAAAAGGCGCTTGCGTTGAGCGGCAATTTAATGCGACGCGACTGCTGCAGCATCCCCGGCCTCATAAGCGACGCAGGGGCTGTGCGCGGCCCTGCGCCGCTCGCAGCGGGGTCCGTCACGAAGCGGATTTCAGGCCGCGCAGCTTTATGTGCTTGTCTGCGGACGCGCTGGGAACAGGCCGTGCGCTGTAGGTGGAAAACACGTGCACGTCGTCGCCTTGCGGTTTGGTGCCTTGCTCGTTTTCAGAATGCCGTGTTCAGGCTAAAAatatctcctctctcttctttttttgcatttcttctggTTTAGCCACTTCCACTATTAGCCAGGACTGATTCAAATCGCACCCGAGTagcatttacagaaaaaaaaaaatccttttttttctctgcttatcAATCAAACCTATCGTTTATCTGTTAATCTGCTAACGTGGCACCGAGCGTTTCAAAGACGGGAGCTCTGCGATGGCAGATAGGCGCTTAAAAAAGAGGTTAAAAACAACCGGCACTTGTGTCTCCGGTAAAAGCAGACGCACGTGGCCAGGCTTTCTGGTGCTTTgaaatttgtttatttatttattccccgATGTATTTATTGAGGCACCTGCCGGGCTGGGacccggggccggcagcggggctcgGGCGGGCAGATCCCAGCTCCCGGCGCCCACAGGGCCGCGATCCTGGCGGCGGAGGTTTTGGGAGTGGCGCTTCCCGCTCGGGGAGGGATGCGATCCCGCCGCCTCCCTCCAGCTTTGCTGGCTCTCGCTGGCCGGACACCGTGCCCAAGACACCTGGGAACGGCGCCGGCGGCAAGGCAGCCTTCCTTCGGAGCAACCCTGGGCCGACAGCTCCGCTGGGGCCGGCGCTGGTGCTGGCGCAGGATGGGACGGCCGCCCGCGGGATTGCGCTGAGCAGGTATGCTTGCAGCAGCTCCGGCTCCACGCACCAGTGAGCCGAGCCGGCCGGGAGCCGCTCGTGCCGCGGCACGAGGACGCGGGAGCAGCCGTCCCGGCAGGCTGTGGTGCGGGTGCTTCCGTCTCGGAAAAGCAGATTGAAAAGCTGAACTCAGAGTGCACGTTTTTGACTTAAAACGAATCCTCTCCTGCATCCGTGCAAAATCAGCTATTCTGCTCCGAGCTGATGCTTTGGGACAAAAGGAGCAGGACGCCGGCGCGTTCCGCTTGCTTGCAAGCTGCCGGACGTCTCAACGTTAGATTTTCCGGCGGCGTTTTCAGCCGTTTCTGGGAGCGCTTGCTACGTGACGTGGCCAGAGGACGGGCTGGGGGGCCCGttcggggcgccggggccccgcagAGGCGGCCGGTGTCGCCAGCCGGGGTTTCCGCCGTGGCTGGGTCCTCCCTCGCCGCGGGCGGCTTTGGGCAGCGCCGGAGGGTGTCGGAGGCAGCCCGGCCCTCCGGCTCGCACGGCGGTGGGGATTCGGGAGCCGCCGCGTCCTGCCGGGGCCGCGTGCCACTTGCTCCGTCCAGTCGCGCTCTTCCTCCCCACGCGTTTCCGGCCCCTGAAGCACCGCAGCTTTTACCCTATTTggctggggtttgtttttttctttacccTATTTGgctgggcttttttccccctgatttggctgatttttttcacccgatttgtctgttttttaaccAGTTTGGCCATTGAGCGGCACGTGCTCCTCACCACGCTCTTGGGCCTTGCTGGCGGCTGGGATCCGTCCGGGAGGAAGGGGCGGACGAGGGGACGCCGGTGCCGAGCCGGTCGGCAGCTAAACCGCGAGGACGCCCGAGTTTGCAAGAAAAACCCCCCCAGACTTTCGCGTGCTAAAGCATCCAGCGCCGCAGCCGCGTCGGACCTCCAAatcggaggcggcggcggcggcggcggcgcgggagcgagACACCCCGCTGCGTCTGAGCGAGGCGGCGGAAGCGCCGGGTGCGTCACGGGGCGGCGGGGACTCGTCTCCGctcggcgccgcgcggccggAGGCAGCCGCCGGGAAGTCCCGCGGGAAGAAGGGGCGCCGAGCCGCGGCCTCCCAGGTAAAGGGGCTTTCGACGGGGACGGGGGTCCGTCGCCTGCACGGCTCGGGGGTCTGCGTTGGACCAGCGCGGGGACGCCTGACCCGGGCGGGATTAGCGCCGTTCCCGTGATTTCGCTTACTTTTGCCCTGGGCCTGCGCTTCTTGGCTTTGCTATCCGACATTGAGGCAAGACCGAGCTCTCCGGAGCCTTGGTCCGACCAGGAGAATTGCTTCAGAGGGGGTTAATGCCCcaggaggggggggagagggggctcgCGGCAAGTTACCTACTAAACCCCAAAGTGCATGTGCTAGCAGATATCTTCAAAAGAGATATTTCAATACACACACGTGTATAATCATCTCTTCGATCTCGCTCTAACCCCCCTAAGCCGAGAAGCTGCCTGCTACTGCTGTTTGGATACGGGTCTTATTTTGCAATTTCCTTTTGAACAGCTCGCGGCCTGATAGCTATCTGCTGCGGCAGCACCTCCCGCCCCCCGGTAGGAAATGGGCCAGTTGAGAATGGCAGCCAGTTGAGAAGGATATTTGGGGACATATCAGTGCAATAAGGGAGGGGAAAAACTCCAGCAAGGAATGGACATTTAGCTTGGCAGTTGCCAAGCTGTCTGGGTAAGTGGAATTTCGCAGGAGACTATCTGAAAAGCTTTTGATGAAATGCTCTTGGCAATCTGTCGTAGAGGAGAATATATAATCTGATCCATAGGATGGATAATGTCTTTGCTCTTATTATCTATCTTACCTATCTATCTATCAAACATACTGTTAAGGTTCCTTTAATCAGGATATCAAAGCTCTGGTTAAAGATACCCCCCTATGGCAGCCATTTATGAACGGTAAGAGCGCATAGGCATTGATCTACAATTTAAAGTGCTTTTTTGCAAGTTAAAGCTCACAAAATGAATGCAACCTGGTTGCCGTCCATTATTGTAAAGTTGCCTCCTCTTGACTATTACGGCCAAAAGCTCCAAGCCAAAGGTTCCCGTTCACGCACGTGTATTTTTTGATTATGTGCCTTAAGGCCCGTTAGCTTCAACAGGATTTAAGTATGTTGTTCAAACTAAATATGAGGGGGTTCAAATGCAGTTAAATCTTCCCAACTCCTTAATTTTCGATGGGATTTGGGAAACCAGCTTGCTTAGTCACTCGGAAAAATCCCATTCGAAGTGTTGGGATGAGCCGAGGCCCGTCCGGTGGTCGCTTAATGCCCCGCAAGCGCTCCCGAGCAAACGCAGCCGATTCCCGGGGTCCCGCGTGGCCCCGGATCGCCCCGAGCTCTGGCACGTCCGGACCGCGACTAACGCGGGAGCCCCGCTCCAAACTCGCTGCCTGCTTCGGGTTACTTTGTTCGGGGGAGTCTGTTATTATAGttactatatatttttaatgcgTTCATGCCGGGCCGCGCGCAGGGTGccgggggcgggcagggtgccgGGGCTCAGGCGCGTGTCTCCCCCCAGGAACGCTCCGCGGCTCGCCGAGCGCGGCACCTGCGGCCCCGAGGCGCCGGCAGGATGGACTGCGCCCCGTGGTGAGTGCGGGGCGCCCGGGACGAGCGTGGCTCCGCGTCGCCGCTGCCCTAGACCCGAAGGAGGACCCCTGGCACGGGACCCCTTTCCCCGGCGTTTTGCAAAccgggggccgggcgccgcggccgctcgtGCTGCACCGCGTCGGGCACCGGCCCTCGCGGGGCGGCTGCAGCCCCCGTGGGTCAAACCATGCCGGATTTTCACTGCGAACTGGGCAATTTTGTcgtctttgctttgctttgctttgctttggtaGGCTCCAGGCTTGGGCAGGGCTCGTGATTTTGGCCAAACGTGCTGGGGAAGCCACATGTGCAACCTCTGTTTTCCAAAACAGACTGCGCATCCCCCGCTGGAAACCAGGCTGGCGAAAGCCGCCCTCCAGACAGGCACCCAAAAACGGGTGCAAGAACCACTAGCCGTTCTTGGAGAAGAAGCCCCAGATGTTTTGGACGCATCACCTTAAAACCCAAACCAGCCCCCCACACTCTAGCAAGAGGCCTTGCCCTAAAGCACGCTTCCAAGCATCGCCAGCCAAGCAGCGCTTGAAAGATTTGGAACAATCCAGTTATTTCCGCCACTTAGACAAAGCGTTTTTCTCCCGGGCAGGTGGGTGCTCGTTGCCATCTCCGCCGCGACCTTGATGGTGCACGCTCTCTTCTTAGCGGCCCTCTACATCATGCTCAGCAGGAAAATAGGTAATTAGCCGTCTCGCCGGTGccgtcttcctcctccttccctggaaCGGCTGCTTCAGGTCACCGAGTCCTTGCTCTGGGGCTGGttctcgccccgccgccgctgccgcgcgccCCCCGGCCCGAGCGCGTGAGCGGTTTGGGAGCGAAACGGGTCCCGGCAGCGACTGGTGACAGCGGGGGCAGCCGGTGCCCCGGGGCAGCACCCGCCGCATCGGGTGGAAATGCCACGTTTGGGCAGCAGCGTGCGTCGCGGTGCCGGCGGCTACAGCGCCCCAAATGTCGTTTTGCTCCCCGcaactcattttttattttgttgttgttgttgttagtaaAGTGGAAAATTATCGTCAGAATTGGCGCTTCCTGTTGCAAAATGTTAGTTCGGGTGAAACCACATTTTGCATCAGGGGAATTTTTCACGTAAAAACGTTGGCCGCGTTGGTATTGAAACCAGCTCGGTTCGGCCCTGTGGGTCGAGCCGGCTTTTGCACGGGAAGAGGGGAGACGCGGGGATTCACCCCGAGCTCTCCGTTGCGGGAGACCTGGGCGCACGCTGCATCCTTCCTGCAGCGTGACTGGTGGATACTTGCACGCTCTAATAAGCCATAATTTTCATGCAGCTGCTGTATAAAACtgcctgggaaaagctccagggccagagcagccctggggcaaCCGAGAAATAAAGCGCCCAGAATGGGACTAgtgaggaaaatgtttttttttattattttgcgcGGGCGCTGTCGCGCGTGTCCCTTGCAGAGCATCTCCGCGGCAGCGGCAAGGCCGGTGGCAGCGGGACGGCGGTGAAGCCCGAGCGG from the Apteryx mantelli isolate bAptMan1 chromosome 25, bAptMan1.hap1, whole genome shotgun sequence genome contains:
- the CTSE gene encoding cathepsin E; this translates as MRRLLLLLLCLALAGGLRRVALVRRRSLRRSLRDRGQLSHFWKAHKLDTLQYSEDCSAFKEVSEPLINYLDMEYFGQISIGNPPQNFTVVFDTGSSNLWVPSAYCVSKACAAHTRFQPSESRTYQAVGTPFSIQYGTGSLTGIIGSDQVMVQGLTVANQQFAESISEPGKAFQDAEFDGILGLAYPSLAVDGVTPVFDNMMAQNLVDLPMFSVYMSTNEDSSAAGELLFGGFDPSHFEGTLNWVPVTRQGYWQIQVDNIQVGGTVAFCANGCQAIVDTGTSLLTGPTKDIKELQKYIGAMPVDGEYAVVCNNLSTMPDVTFTINGVLYTLNAQAYTLMEYGDGMAICISGFQGMDIAPPAGPLWILGDVFIRQFYSVFDRGNDRVGLAPAVP